The following are encoded together in the Deltaproteobacteria bacterium genome:
- a CDS encoding enoyl-CoA hydratase/isomerase family protein, whose amino-acid sequence MAYEFITLQRTGRIVTVLLNRPPTNPLSGAFGRELFDAFTEVDRMEDATVVVITSTLEKAFVAGADIKEMASMDRAASEAFSKILQDANNLLPRMKKVVIAAINGHALGGGCELAMACDYRLMKKGKALIGLPEATLGILPGAGGTQRLPRLVGLSKAMDILLRGKAMGPEEALAIGLVDRLIEPEIFMDEVMKFAEQLASGAGKAMGYIKAAVYEGIDLPMEQALAVERKYGLENLGTHDAKEGLVAFAEKRKPNFLSR is encoded by the coding sequence ATGGCGTACGAGTTCATCACGCTGCAGCGGACCGGCAGGATCGTGACGGTGCTCCTCAACCGGCCTCCGACGAACCCCCTTTCGGGCGCGTTCGGCCGGGAGCTCTTCGACGCCTTCACCGAGGTCGACCGGATGGAGGACGCGACGGTGGTGGTCATCACCAGCACGCTGGAGAAGGCGTTCGTCGCCGGGGCGGACATCAAGGAGATGGCCTCCATGGATCGGGCGGCGTCCGAGGCGTTCTCGAAGATCCTGCAGGACGCGAACAACCTTCTCCCCCGCATGAAGAAGGTGGTCATCGCCGCCATCAACGGCCACGCCCTCGGCGGCGGCTGCGAGCTGGCGATGGCGTGCGATTACCGTCTCATGAAAAAGGGGAAGGCCCTCATCGGCCTCCCCGAAGCGACGCTCGGCATCCTTCCGGGCGCGGGCGGCACCCAGCGGCTTCCCCGGCTGGTCGGTCTTTCGAAGGCGATGGACATCCTCCTTCGCGGGAAGGCGATGGGACCCGAGGAGGCGCTGGCGATCGGCCTCGTCGACCGACTGATCGAGCCGGAGATCTTCATGGACGAGGTGATGAAATTCGCGGAACAGTTGGCGTCCGGAGCCGGGAAGGCGATGGGGTACATCAAGGCGGCGGTGTACGAGGGGATCGACCTTCCCATGGAGCAGGCGCTGGCGGTCGAACGGAAATACGGTCTCGAAAACCTCGGAACCCACGACGCGAAGGAAGGGCTCGTCGCCTTCGCCGAAAAACGGAAGCCGAACTTCTTGAGCAGATAA